A region of Streptomyces sp. R44 DNA encodes the following proteins:
- a CDS encoding ATP-binding protein, with the protein MSKPMKGALRCLPTAAAAGPVPPATENLSYSMLLPGGAYCAGLAREAVRPLLTRHGLSELCETAALAASELVSAAYRFTPDREMILRVRWQYEALRIVLYDQHPAHASPHAAEECRDRRSRSMWLLAAAVDAHGGDWGLAPVLTPGGGTKSWALLHR; encoded by the coding sequence GTGAGCAAACCGATGAAGGGCGCCCTGCGTTGCCTCCCGACCGCCGCCGCGGCCGGGCCCGTACCTCCCGCCACGGAGAACCTCAGCTACTCGATGCTGCTCCCCGGCGGCGCCTACTGCGCGGGACTCGCGCGGGAGGCGGTCCGCCCGCTCCTCACCCGGCACGGTCTGTCCGAACTCTGCGAGACCGCCGCCCTCGCCGCCTCCGAACTCGTCTCCGCCGCCTACCGGTTCACCCCCGACCGGGAGATGATCCTGCGCGTCCGCTGGCAGTACGAGGCACTGCGGATCGTCCTCTACGACCAGCACCCGGCCCATGCCTCGCCGCACGCGGCCGAGGAATGCCGCGACCGCCGCAGCCGCAGCATGTGGCTGCTGGCCGCGGCGGTCGACGCACACGGCGGGGACTGGGGACTCGCCCCCGTCCTCACACCCGGCGGAGGCACCAAGTCCTGGGCCTTACTCCACCGCTAG
- a CDS encoding helix-turn-helix domain-containing protein: MPPRSSPTARQQRLGSELRKLREQSGMSAQQAAALLGVDRTRIPNIESGRFGISAERVRTLAFNYGCPDTGLVDLLAGMTQERDRGWWEEHRGLLPPALLDIAELEFHASELETSVTTHIPGLLQTEEHARAVFDTAVPPLPEPDLEARLALRLHRQQILDRDRPVRYEAVIHEAALRMQFGGPKVARAQLEHILNHTERDTVSVRVIPFTAGGFPGAGQSFTYVTAPVPQLDTVQLDSSHGSLLLDTDMQLRRYRGLLDRLRGLALSATESRAFVRAISQDL, translated from the coding sequence GTGCCACCCAGGAGCAGCCCGACCGCGCGACAGCAGCGCCTCGGGAGCGAACTGCGCAAACTGCGCGAACAGTCGGGGATGTCGGCCCAGCAGGCCGCCGCCCTCCTGGGCGTCGACCGCACCCGCATCCCGAACATCGAGTCGGGCCGCTTCGGGATCAGCGCCGAGCGCGTCCGCACCCTCGCCTTCAACTACGGCTGCCCGGACACCGGACTCGTCGACCTCCTCGCCGGCATGACCCAGGAGCGGGACCGGGGCTGGTGGGAGGAGCACCGCGGACTGCTGCCGCCCGCCCTCCTCGACATCGCCGAACTGGAGTTCCACGCATCCGAGTTGGAGACCTCCGTCACCACCCACATCCCGGGCCTCCTGCAGACCGAGGAGCACGCCCGGGCGGTCTTCGACACCGCCGTCCCCCCACTGCCGGAACCCGACCTGGAGGCCCGGCTCGCCCTGCGGCTGCACCGCCAGCAGATCCTGGACCGGGACCGGCCGGTGCGGTACGAGGCCGTGATCCACGAGGCGGCGCTGCGCATGCAGTTCGGCGGGCCGAAGGTCGCGCGGGCCCAGCTGGAGCACATCCTGAACCACACCGAGCGGGACACCGTCTCCGTACGCGTGATTCCTTTCACCGCAGGGGGTTTCCCGGGGGCGGGCCAGTCGTTCACCTACGTGACCGCGCCGGTGCCGCAGCTCGACACCGTGCAGCTCGACTCCTCCCACGGATCGCTCCTGCTGGACACCGACATGCAACTGCGCCGGTACCGCGGTCTGCTGGACCGACTGCGCGGCCTCGCGCTGTCCGCGACCGAATCGCGCGCGTTCGTCCGCGCCATATCCCAGGATCTGTGA